GTAGTCGAGGGTCGCGATGCCCAGGCTCTGCAGGTAGGGGATGACCACGCTGTTGCCGTCGCCGTTGTCGCCGCCGTCGAACAGCAGGGTCTTGCCGCTGGAGGACACGATGAGCGTGGCGTCGGCCTGGCCGACGTAGAGGCAGTGGATCGTCACCCCGGCCAGGGCCGGCAGGGCGGAGAGGCTCACGAGCAGGGCGGCAACCCCAACCCGCATCCGGATGCGCTGGGAGGTCATCGGGCGGCACCTTTGTTGAAAATGTCCTGCCAGTTGATCCTGGCTCCTCTTAATGATACCAGATTTCGCCGTATTCCGAAAGCCGCCCCCTCCAAACTGTGCACGTGACCCATCCTGTGGGACAGGGGTGTCTGGAGGGCATCGGCGCCAGGAGGGCGCCGGTGCCCGAAAGCCAAGCGCTCAGGGCACACGAGGTGCCCTGAGCGCGT
This window of the bacterium genome carries:
- a CDS encoding MBL fold metallo-hydrolase; amino-acid sequence: MTSQRIRMRVGVAALLVSLSALPALAGVTIHCLYVGQADATLIVSSSGKTLLFDGGDNGDGNSVVIPYLQSLGIATLDYMAASHYHADHVGGLDEVYNAIGVTQAVYDRGWTYTTATYTSYVNAVAAKRHTAVDGQVIDLGDGVTATV